A part of Fusobacterium sp. SYSU M8D902 genomic DNA contains:
- a CDS encoding BC1881 family protein: MRTEELKKLKTFELVEELSKREGVEKIYIEPYQEIKVKVEGPMIILKVID, from the coding sequence ATGAGAACAGAGGAATTAAAAAAACTTAAAACTTTTGAATTAGTTGAGGAACTTAGTAAAAGAGAAGGAGTAGAAAAAATATATATAGAGCCATATCAAGAAATTAAAGTTAAAGTAGAAGGTCCCATGATTATTCTAAAAGTAATTGATTAA